ATCATTGCCCCCCTCCCAGCCGCTCCTCCAGGGCGCGCGCCGCCCGCGTGGTGAGCAACAGCGCGGGATAGCGCAGCAGGTCATACACGTTGACCGCGTTCACCGGCAAGACCTTGAACGCAGCCAAGTTGCGCAGCGCTAACACTACTTTCTCTTCGCCCTCGGCCAGCAAAATAAGGGCGCTCTCCAATCCCAATCGCTTGAGCGCCGCCGCCGCCACCTTGGTCTTGAGTTCGGGCAGGGAGAACTCTTCGACCACCACCACGCGGCCCTGCTGCGCCCGGTCCGACAGCGCCAGACATAGCGCCTTGAGCCAGCTCTTCTTATTAATCCGATAGGAATAGTCGCGCGGCTGAGGGCCGAAAGTAGTCCCGCCATGGCGCCACAATGGCGAGCGCGTGGAGCCGGCGCGAGCCCGTCCGGTATGCTTTTGCTTCCACGGCTTAATCCCGCCGCCCGAAATCAGGCCGCGGGTCTTGGTCGCCGCGGTACCCGCCCGCCGGTTGGCCATTTGCATGCGCACCGCCTCGTGCATCAGCGCCGGGTCACCCTGATGGCGAAAGACGGCCGCGCTCAACTCGATTTCGCCACTGGCTTGCTGGCTGGCCGAGAACAGCGGCAGACGGGTAGTCGCGCTCTCTGTAATCGAATCAGCCATGAGCTCGCTCCGCTTCGCTACGCCGATGTTTGGTGGCATGGCGCACTATCACCAACCCGCCGCGCGCCCCCGGAATCGCTCCGGCGATCACAATGGCCTGATCCTCAGGCCGCACTTGTAAGACTTCCAAATTAGGCACCGTCACCGCCGCATTACCCATCTGCCCGGCCATCCGCAGGCCCTTGAAGACCCGGCCGGGATAGCTGCGGTTACCGATGGATCCACCGTGGCGAAAGTACTCGTGAGTGCCATGAGAGCCGGGAAAGCCGGCGAAGTGATGGCGCTTGATGACGCCGGCGTAACCGTGTCCCTTGGAGACTCCGGCCACGTCCACCCGGTCGCCCGCCTTAAACACCTCGGCCACGGTCACCGCCTGACCCACTTTAAGCTCACCCTCGCCCAGGCGCTGAAACTCGCGCGTGGCCTCGCCCGGAGCGACTTCTGCCTTGGCGAAGTGGCCGCGCAGCGGTGCCGTGATCCGCGAGGAGCGCCTGCGCCCGAAACTCACCTGCACGCCATCGTAGCCGTCGGTGGGGACAGTCTTGAGCTGGGTCACACTGCACGGCCCTAACTCCACCACCGTCACGGCGCGCAGCCGCCCGCTGGCGTCGGCCACTTCCGTCATGCCCAATTTCTTGCCGATCAATCCGCTCAGCACGTTCCTACTCAAGTTTGATTTCGACATCGACGCCGGCCGCCAAGTCCAGCTTGCCCAGGGCGTCGATAGTCTGTTGCGTGGGTTCGAGCACGTCCAGCAGCCGCTTATGTGTGCGAATCTCGAACTGCTCGCGCGATTTCTTGTCCACGTGGGGCGAGCGGTTGACGGTGAAGCGCTCGATCCGGGTGGGAAGTGGAATGGGTCCCGCCACCCGACCGCCAGTGCGCCGGATAGTATCGACGATCTCGCGCACCGATTGATCGAGCAAGCGGTAATCGTACGCCTTAAGACGTATCCGTATCTTATCGTTCATCCTGTCTGCCACGTCCCAAGGCTCCTGTTCGACGTACCCCTGGACCAGGCCAAAGCGCCCGACCTGTTACTTAATAATCTTGGAAACCACACCCGCGCCCACGGTCCGTCCGCCCTCGCGGATAGCGAAGCGCAAGCCTTCATCCATCGCCACGGGCGTGATCAGCTCGCCAACAATCTTGATGTTGTCGCCCGGCATGACCATTTCGGTCCCCTCGGGCAGATGCAGGACTCCGGTCACGTCGGTGGTGCGGAAATAGAACTGCGGCCGATAGCCGGTGAAAAACGGCGTATGACGCCCGCCCTCTTCCTTGGTCAGAATATAAGCCGAGGCCTCGAAATTGGTATGCGGCGTGATCGATCCGGGCTGAGCCAGGACCTGCCCCCGCTCGACCTCCTCGCGCTTCACGCCGCGCAGCAGGACACCGACGTTATCGCCCGCCTGGCCCTCGTCCAGAATCTTACGAAACATCTCGACCCCGGTGACCACAGTCTTCTGCGTATCGCGGAAGCCGACGATTTCCACTTCCTCGCCAACCTTGATCCGACCCCGTTCCACTCGGCCGGTGACCACGGTGCCGCGGCCGGAGATCGAAAAAACGTCCTCGATTGGCATCAGGAAGGGGCGGTCAACCTCGCGCTCCGGCTGCGGCACATAGCTATCCACCGCATTCATCAGCTCCAGGATCGGCTTGCAGTTGGCGCAATCATCCTTGCCGCAACCGCATTCCAGCGCCTTCAGCGCGCTACCCCGGATAATGGGAATATCGTCGCCGGGAAACTCGTACTTCTTGAGCAGGTCGCGCACTTCCAACTCGACCAGATCAAGCAGCTCCGGATCGTCGACCATGTCCACCTTGTTCATGAAGACCACGATCGAGGGCACGCCGACCTGGCGCGCCAGCAGGATATGCTCGCGGGTTTGCGGCATCGGCCCGTCGTTGGCCCCCACCACTAAGATCGCACCATCCATCTGGGCCGCGCCAGTGATCATGTTCTTGATGTAGTCGGCATGGCCTGGGCAATCGACGTGGGCGTAATGGCGCTTGGCGGTCTCGTACTCGACGTGTGCGATCGCGATGGTGATGCCGCGCTCGCGCTCCTCGGGTGCCTTGTCGATCTGATCGAAGGCTACGAAATGGGCCAGCTTGCGCGCCGCCAGGACCCGGGTGATGGCCGCGGTCAGAGTCGTCTTGCCGTGATCGATATGGCCGATCGTGCCGACGTTGGCGTGCGGCTTGTTACGTTCGAATTTAGCCTTGCCCATGTTCTGCCCTCCGCTTTAACCCTCTTGAAGCCTCAAGCCCGCGCCCTTTCGCCTTCGTTGGCACGCGCCATTAGTTCTTCGTAAATCTGCTGCGGCACCGCTTCGTAGGCCGCAAACTGCATCGTATAGGTCGCTCGTCCCTGCGTGATCGAGCGCAGCCGGGTCGCATACCCGAACATCGTGGCCAGCGGCACCCGCGCCTCAACCACTTGCGCTCCAGCCCGGCTCTCCATGCTCAGAATCTTGCCGCGGCGGGAATTGATATCGCCGATCACCTCGCCCATGAACTCCTGTGGCGTCACCACTTCCACTTCCATCACTGGCTCCAAAAGGATCGGGCTGGCCTTCTCGGCCGCCTCCCGAAATGCCATCGAGCCGGCGATCTTGAAGGCGATTTCCGAGGAGTCCACTTCATGATATTGGCCGTCGAGCAGGGTAGCCCGGATATCCACCATTGGATAGCCCGCCAACACCCCGTTCTCCATCGATTCCTTAACCCCGGTCTCCACCGATGGAATGAAGTTGCGCGGAATCGAACCGCCCTTGGTGGCGTCGACAAACTCGAACCCGGTGCCTTTGCCCAGCGGCTCGACTCGCAGCAAGACCACGCCAAACTGGCCGTGGCCGCCGGTCTGACGCACAAAGCGTCCCTCGGCTTCCACCGTACGCCGAATAGTCTCGCGATAGGCCACCTGGGGCTTGCCGATTGTGGCGTCGACCTTGAACTCGCGCAGCAGCCGATCGACGATAATCTCTAGATGCAGCTCGCCCATCCCGGCTATCAGGGTCTGCCCGGTTTCGGTATCGGTGGAAACCCGGAAGGAAGGATCCTCCTTGGCCAGCTTGTTGAGCGACTCGCCCAGCTTATCCTGGTCGGCCTTGGTCTTGGGCTCGATCGCAATGCGGATAACCGGCTCGGGAAACTCGATCGATTCCAGAATGATCGGATGGGCCGGGTCGCACAGGGTATCGCCGGTGGTGGTATCGCGCAATCCGACCGCGGCAATATCGCCTGCCAGCACCTCGGTGATTTCTTCACGCTTGTTGGCGTGCATTTTCAAAATCCGTCCGATGCGCTCGCGCTTACCCTTGGTCGAGTTGAGCACCGAGGAGCCACTTTCTAGGCTGCCCGAATAAACCCGCAAGAAGGTCAGGGTGCCCAGGTAGGGATCGGTCATGATCTTGAACGCCAACGCGGCGAAGGGAGCATCGTCGCGTGGCCAGCGCTCCTCGACCTTCTCGCCCACCAAGCCGGTGACCGGCGGCACGTCCGCCGGCGAGGGCAGATAGTCCACCACCGCGTCGAGCATCGGCTGCACGCCCTTGTTACGAAAGGCCGAGCCCATCAGGACCGGGACCACTTTCATCTCCAAGGTGGCGCGGCGTAGCACCTGGCGAATCAGCTCGGGCGCGGGCTTCTTGCCCTCCAGATAAAGCTCCATCAGGGCTTCGTCGTGGTCGGCCAGAATTTCCACGATCCGCTCGCGCGCGGCTTCGCTCTCGGCCACCCGATCGGCGGGAATCGGCTCCAGCCGGTACTGTGCGCCCAGCGTATCCTTGTCCCAGATCAGAGTGCGCGCTTCGATCAGGTCGATCACACCGGTAAAGCGTTCTTCGCTGCCCACCGGCAGTTGAATCAGCACCGGCACCGCCTTGAGTTTGTCGCGAATCTCCTCGACCACGCGTTCGTACTCGGCGCCGACCCGGTCCATCTTGTTGATGAAGGCGATGCGCGGAACGCGGTACTTGTCGGCCTGGCGCCACACGGTCTCCGATTGCGGCTCTACACCGCCCACCGCGCAAAAGACCGCCACTGCGCCGTCGAGCACGCGCAAGCTGCGTTCCACCTCGATTGTGAAGTCGACGTGACCGGGCGTATCGATGAGATTGATACGGTGGTCACGCCAAAAACAGGTGGTAGCAGCCGACGTGATGGTAATGCCGCGCTCCTGCTCCTGGACCATCCAATCCATCGTCGCGGTCCCTTCGTGGACCTCGCCGATGCGGTAATTGATCCCGGTGTAGTACAGCACCCGTTCGGTCGTGGTGGTCTTGCCGGCATCGATGTGCGCCATAATGCCGATATTGCGCACCCGTTCTATCGGTGTTTCACGAGCCATGAAAAAACTACTTGGTTAAACTGAGTTACCAGCGATAATGGGCGAAAGCTTTATTGGCTTCCGCCATGCGATGAGTATCTTCGCGCTTCTTGACCGCACCGCCGCGGTTGGCCGCAGCTTCCCCGATCTCGGCCGCCAGCCGTTCCACCATAGATTTCTCGCTCCGCGAGCGCGACGCTTGCGCCAGCCAGCGCATTGCCAGCGAGGAGCGCCGCACCGGCCGCACCTCCACCGGTACCTGGTAGTTGGCCCCGCCCACCCGGCGCGATCGCACCTCGACCGCGGGTCGCACATTTTCTAGCGCCCGCTTGAAGACAGCCAGCCCCTCTTCCTTGGTACGCTCGGCCACCAAGTCCAGCGCGCCATAGAAAATCTGCTCGGCACGCGACTTCTTGCCCCGTTCCATCACGGTATTGATAAACTTAGCTACCGTGCGATCGTGAAACTTTGGATCCTCGGCAACCTCACGTAACTTGATTGAACCTTTGCGTGGCATTTTCTTATTTACTTAGGTTTCTTCGAGCCATATTTGGAGCGGCCCTGCCGCCGCTCCTGCACTCCGATTGAATCCAGCGTGCCGCGCACCACGTGGTAGCGCACGCCGGGCAAATCCTTGACCCGACCGCCGCGGATCAGCACCACCGAGTGCTCCTGCAAATTGTGTCCGACCCCGGGGATATAGGTCGTTACTTCATAACCGTTGGACAACCGCACGCGTGCTACCTTACGGAGCGCCGAATTGGGCTTCTTCGGCGTCGAGGTGTAAACCCGAGTGCAGACGCCGCGCTTTTGGGGCGAGGCTTGCAGGGCCGGAGCACTGGTTTTATAGCGCTTTTTGACCCGCGCACCGCGGATAAGCTGGTTAATCGTTGGCACCTTAAAAACTCTTCTCTTCCCTTCGACCGCTGCCCGGAATCCGCCGCCCCCGCCGGTCGAAATTGCTCTGGCTCTTCATGCCCCATCGGGCCGATGGGTGTTTCACTATACTGGTTGGCCCCACCGCTTCCAAGCGGGCGCCTGAGACACAAACGAACCGCCCAAGGGCCTTATACCCTTGGGCGTAACTGATGATATTTACGGACTTGCGAGGGCCGTGTCAACGGCCCTCGCATTTTCATCTTGGCCTACCTAGGCTGACGCTGCTCGCAGCCGTCCTTTAGCGGCTTTCCAGCAGTTCACCTTCCAGTCCGGGCTTGCCCACCGCTTCCCCTTCACTCCCACCCTCGACGTGGACTGTCACCTGGTTATAGCTCGACAGCCCGGTCCCGGCAGGGATCAAGCGACCCATGATGACGTTTTCCTTAAGCCCCACGAGGCGGTCTATCTTGCCGTTGATCGCCGCTTCGGTCAGCACCTTGGTAGTCTCCTGGAAGGAGGCGGCCGAAATGAAGCTCTCGGTGGACAGCGAGGCCTTGGTGATTCCTAGGAGTAGTGGCTCGGCGATCGCCGGCTCGCCGCCCTTTTCAAGAACCCGGCCGTTTTCCTCTTCGAAACGCCATTTTTCGGCCTGGTCACCGACCAGAAAATCGGTATCGCCAACCTCTTTGATGCGGACCCGACGCAGCATCTGGCGCACGATCACTTCGATATGCTTGTCGTTGATCCGCACGCCCTGTAGGCGATAGATTTCCTGGATTTCGTCCACCAGGTATTTGGCCAGCGCCTTCTCGCCCAGGATCGTCAGTATGTCGTGTGGATTGGAGGAACCCTCCATCAACGGTTCGCCGGCCTTGATAACATCGCCCTCGTGTACGCCGATATGCTTGCCCTTGGGGATCAGATACTCGCGCGGTTCGCCGACCTCCGGAGTCACCACCACCTTGCGCTTGCCCTTGGTATCCTTGCCGAAGGAGACTTGGCCGTCGATCTCGGAGATCACGGCGAATTCCTTGGGTTTGCGCGCTTCGAACAACTCGGCCACCCGCGGCAGCCCGCCCGTGATGTCCTTGGTCTTGGTGGTCTCGCGGGGAATCTTAGCCAGGATATCGCCGGGAAAGACCTCGGCTCCGTCGGCCACGTTGATATAGGCGCCAACCGGCAGGAAGTAGCGCGCCTGGGAATCGCTGCCCGGCAACTTGGCAGTCTTGGCCCCGGTGTCCTTGATGGAAATGCGTGGCCGTACGTCGAGGTCCTTGAACTCGACGATCACGTTGGAACGAGCGCCCGTACGCTCGTCCACCCGCTCCTCCATCGTGCGCCCCTCCAGGATATCGCCGTACTTGGCGATCCCGCCCACTTCGGTGATGATCGGAGTGGTATACGGATCCCATTCGGCAATGAGAGTGCCGGATTTAACCCGGTCGCCTTCGCCCTTGAGCAATTTGGCCCCGTACACCAGCGGGTAGCGCTCGCGCTCACGTTCACGCTGAACCGTGCCGTCGCCCAGCGGTTCAGCGATCGCAACCTCGCCGTGGCGCGACATTACCACCAGGTGGCCGTCGCGGCTGCGCACGGTATTGACCCCGTGCAGCCGCACTATCCCATCATTGCGCGCCTCCAAGGTGGTCTGCTCGGCGCGCCGGCTGGCGGTACCACCGATATGGAAGGTGCGCATCGTGAGCTGCGTGCCCGGCTCGCCGATCGACTGAGCCGCGATAATTCCGATCGCCTCGCCCAGGTTGACCAGATGGCCGCGCCCTAGGTCGCGCCCATAGCAACGCACGCACACCCCGCGGCGCGACTGGCAGGTCAGAACCGAGCGAATACTGACCTTTTCTAGCCCAGCATCCTCGATCAGCTTGACCCGGTCTTCGTCGATCGGCTCGTTGGCCCGCACCAGCACCTGATTGGTAAACGGATCGTGGATATCCTCCAGCGCTACCCGGCCTAGGACCCGGTCGCCCAACCCTTCAATGATCTCGCCGCCCTCCACCAGCGGCGTCATCTCGATACCATCCAGGGTGCCGCAATCCTCCTCGGTGATGATCGAATCCTGCGCTACGTCGACCAGACGGCGGGTCAGGTAGCCCGAGTTGGCGGTCTTGAGCGCAGTATCGGCCAGTCCCTTGCGCGCGCCGTGGGTCGAGATGAAGTACTGCAGCACGGTCAAGCCTTCGCGGAAATTGGCCGTGATCGGGGTTTCGATGATCTCGCCCGAGGGCTTGGCCATCAAGCCGCGCAGACCAGCGAGCTGACGAATCTGTTGCTCGGAGCCGCGCGCGCCGGAATCGGCCATGATGAAAATCGGATTGAAGGAGGGACCGGTGACCTCGTTCTTGTCACCGTCGCGAAAGACCTGGGTGGACAACCCCTTGAGCACTTCGCCGCCGATTTTGTCCTGAACCTCGGCCCAGATGTCGACCACCTTGTTGTAGCGCTCGCCGTCGGTGATGACGCCGTTGTTGTACTGCTTTTGAATCTCGGCGACCTGCTTTTGCGCCTCTTCCAGAAGCTTGGGCTTTTGCTCGGGGATTTTCATGTCCTTAATCGAAATCGAAATCCCCGCCCGGGTGGCGAATTCAAAGCCGATATCCTTGAGCCGATCGGCGAAGATGACAGTGGCCTTGTTGCCCGACTGGCGGTAGGCTAAATCGATAAGGTTGCCCAATTCGCGCTTTTTCATCGTCCGGTTGACTTCGGCAAAAGCCAGCCCCGGCGGTACGATCTCGTAGAGCAGCACCCGTCCTACCGTGGTCTCGACCAACGCTACTTCCGGGCCACGGCCGTCGCCGTTTGCCAGCGGCCGCAACTGATCTCCCTCCTCGACCGACAGATACAGAGCGTGCTCCTGCTTGACCACCGGCAGCCGTACCCGGACGCGGGCCTGGAGATCAACTTCGCCGTGGTCGTACGCGATCCGAACCTCCTCCGGCGAGGAAAATGTCCTGCCTTCGCCGCGCGCCAACGGTCGCTCGCGGGTCATGTAATACAGCCCCAACACCATGTCCTGGGTGGGCACGATGATAGGCTTGCCGCTGGCCGGCGACAAAATATTATTGGTGGACATCATCAGCACGCGGGCCTCGATCTGGGCCTCCACCGATAGCGGCACGTGCACCGCCATCTGGTCACCGTCGAAGTCGGCGTTGTAGGCCACGCAGACCAGGGGATGGAGCTGAATCGCCTTGCCCTCGATCAGCACCGGCTCGAAGGCTTGAATCCCCAGCCGATGCAGGGTTGGGGCGCGGTTGAGCAGCACCGGGTGCTCCCTGATTACCTCGTCCAGGATATCCCAGACGTCCTTGCCTTCCTTCTCGACGATTTTCTTGGCGCTCTTGATCGTGGTGACGTAGCCCTTCTCCTCCAGCTTGTTATAGATGAAGGGCTTGAACAGCTCCAAGGCCATCTTCTTGGGCAACCCACACTGATGCAGCCGCAGTTCAGGACCCACCACGATCACTGAACGTCCGGAATAATCCACTCGCTTGCCCAACAGATTCTGCCGGAAGCGACCCGATTTGCCCTTGAGCATGTCGCTGAGCGACTTGAGCGGCCGTTTGGAGGGACCCGTGATCGCCCGCCCACGCCGCCCGTTGTCGAACAGCGCATCCACTGCCTCCTGCAACATCCGCTTCTCGTTGCGAATGATAATGTCAGGAGCATTGAGTTCGATCAGCCGCTTGAGCCGATTGTTGCGGTTGATGACCCGCCGATACAGATCGTTCAGATCCGAGGTGGCGAAGCGACCGCCGTCCAACGGCACCAGCGGCCGCAGGTCGGGCGGGATGACCGGCAGGATGGTCAGGATCATCCACTCGGGCTTGTTGCCCGACTCGCGAAAGGCGTTGATCACCTTCAAGCGCTTGGCGACTTTTTTGCGCCGCGCCTCGGAGGAGGTGCTCTTCATCTCCTGGCGCAACTCCAACGCCAACTTGTCCAGTTCAAGCGCGCTTAACAGCCAGCGAATGGCCTCGGCTCCCATGTCGGCCTTGAAACCTTCACCGTACTGTTCGCGCGCCTCCCGATACTTGCGTTCGGTGAGCAGCTCGCGCGCCTGCAACGGAGTCTCGCCCGGGTCCAACACCACGTAGGACTCGAAATAGAGCACCTTCTCCAGTTCCTTCAGCGTCATGTCCAACAGGGTGCCGATGCGCGAGGGCAGCGACCGCAAAAACCAGATGTGAGCCACCGGTGCGGCCAAATCGATGTGACCCATGCGCTCGCGCCGAACCTTGGACTGAATCACCTCGACCCCGCACTTCTCGCACACCACCCCGCGATGGCGCATGCGCTTGTACTTGCCGCAATTGCACTCGTAGTCCTTGGTAGGGCCGAAAATCTTGGCGCAGAACAGCCCATCGCGCTCGGGCTTGAAAGTACGATAGTTGATGGTCTCGGGCTTCTTGACCTCGCCGTGCGACCACGACCGGATGGTTTCCGGCGCTGCGATCGAGATCCGAATGGCGTTGAAGGCCACGGGATTTTTGGGCTTGTCGAAAACTCCGAAAATGTCTTCCATATTACTTTTGCTCCCGCGCTGCCCCCTAGGCCCGCTCGGTTTCCTCCAGCAGGTCAATCTGCAGACACAGCGACTGCAGCTCTTTGACCATTACGTTGAAGGATTCCGGCAGCCCCGGCTCCAGCGTGTTCTCGCCCTTGACGATCGCCTCGTACATCCGTGTGCGGCCGGCCACGTCATCGCTCTTGACCGTGAGCATCTCCTGTAGCCCGTAGGCCGCGCCGTAGGCCTCCAGCGCCCACACTTCCATTTCGCCCAACCGCTGGCCACCGAACTGGGCCTTGCCGCCCAGCGGTTGCTGAGTAACCAGGCTGTAGGGGCCGGTGGAGCGGGCGTGAATCTTGTCTTCGACCAAGTGATGCAGCTTGAGCATGTACATCACGCCTACCGTCACCGGCTGCTCGAAGGGCAGCCCGGTGCGGCCGTCGTAAAGCTCGCACTGGCCGGAGTCGGGCAGATGGGCCCGCTTGAGCATCTGGAAGATTTCCTCTTCGCGCGCCCCGTCGAAGACCGGCGAGGCCAGGTGGATCCCCGCCAGGCAGCGGCTCGCCAGCTTGGGCAGCTCAGAATCGGGCAAGTCCTCGATAAAGTCCTGATTTTCTTTGCCAGGATACAGATCGAGCAACTTCTTGCGCAATTGGGCCGGCGTGATTGAGTCGTGCAGATCGCGCTCGAGCTGGCGACCCAACTCGCGTGCCGCCCAGCCCAAATGAGTTTCCAAAATCTGCCCCACATTCATGCGCGAGGGCACTCCCAGCGGATTAAGCACCATGTCCACCGGCGTGCCGTCGGCCAGGTAGGGCATGTCCTGCTCGGGCAGGATGCGCGATAGCACGCCCTTGTTGCCATGGCGGCCAGCCATCTTGTCGCCAACCTGTAGGCGGCGCTTGATCGCCACGAACACCTTGATCATCTTAATCACGCCCGCCGGCAGTTCGTCGCCCGCGCGCAAGCGTTCGATCTTACTGCCGTAGCGCGAGCTGACCTGGCTGACGTTCTGCTCCATAGCCTCCAGCGCCTGGCTGACCTCGTTGCTGGCGCTCTCGCTCTCCACTCGCAACTGGCCCCACAACGGCACCGGCAGCTCGTCGATGTCGTCGGCCGTCACCTGATGCCCCTTGGGGAGCACCACCCGCCGATCGTCGGAAATGATCCGCGCCGTCAGCTCCTTGCCCACCAGCGCGCGCTTGAGCTTGCGCGCGGTCTGCTGGCGAATGATGCGGACCTCTTCGACTTCGTCCTGTTTGAGCCGCTCGATCTCGATATGTTCGATCTCCTGGGTGCGGTCGTCCTTGGCTACCCCACGGCGCGAAAAAACCCGGGCATTGATGACCGTGCCTTCGACCCCCGGCGGTACCCGCAGACTGGTGTCGCGCACCTCGCCAGCCTTCTCGCCGAAGATCGCGCGTAGCAACTTTTCCTCGGGGCTAAGCTGGGTCTCGCCCTTGGGTGTAATCTTGCCCACCAGGATATCGCCCGGACGCACCTCGGCGCCGATCCGGATAATTCCGCTGGCATCAAGATTCTTGAGCGCCTCTTCGCCCACGTTGGGGATGTCGCGCGTGATTTCTTCCTGACCCAGCTTGGTGTCGCGCGCGATACACTCGAATTCCTCGATATGGACCGAGGTGAAGAGGTCTTCCTTGACCACGCGCTCCGAGATCAGAATGGAATCCTCGAAGTTGTAGCCGCCCCACGGCATGAAGGCCACCAACACGTTGCGCCCGAGCGCCAGCTCGCCCTTGTCGGTGGAGGGGCCATCGGCGATTACGTCACCGGCCTTGACCCGCTCGCCCTTGATCACCACCGGACGCTGGTTGATACAGGTGTTCTGGTTGGAGCGCTGATACTTGATCAGGTTGTAGATATCCACCCCAGCGTCATGCGGATCGCGCCCCTGGCGGTCGGCGCGCACCACGATGCGTTCGGCGTCTACGCTCTCCACCACCCCGTCGCGCCTGGCCAGCACGGTTACCCCCGAGTCCCGCCCCACCGTCTTCTCCAACCCCGTACCCACCAGCGGGGCCTCGGTCTTGAGCAACGGCACCGCCTGGCGTTGCATATTGGATCCCATCAAGGCGCGGTTGGCGTCATCGTTCTCCAAAAACGGAATGAGCGAGGCCGCCACCGACACCAGCTGGTTAGGAGAGACGTCCATGTATTGGATTTCCTCGGGCCGCACCACCGTGAACTCGCCCCCAATTCGGGCCGAGACTAGCTCGCTGGTGAAGCGTCCGTGGCTGTCCAGCTCGGCATTGGCCTGCGCGATCACCTTCTCCTCTTCATCCAGCGCCGACAGATAGACCAGCCGATCGGTCACGCGGCTGTTCTCCACCACCCGATAGGGGGTTTCGATGAAGCCGAACTCGTTGACCCGGGCGTAGGTCGACAGCGCGGCGATAAGCCCGATATTGGGCCCCTCGGGGGTTTCGATTGGACAGACCCGTCCGTAATGAGTGGGATGAACGTCGCGCACCTCGAAGCCGGCGCGCTCGCGAGTCAGCCCGCCCGGCCCCAGCGCCGACAACCTGCGCTTGTGGGCTATTTCGGAGAGCGGGTTGGTCTGATCCATGAACTGAGAGAGCTGGGAGGA
The DNA window shown above is from Candidatus Binataceae bacterium and carries:
- the fusA gene encoding elongation factor G → MARETPIERVRNIGIMAHIDAGKTTTTERVLYYTGINYRIGEVHEGTATMDWMVQEQERGITITSAATTCFWRDHRINLIDTPGHVDFTIEVERSLRVLDGAVAVFCAVGGVEPQSETVWRQADKYRVPRIAFINKMDRVGAEYERVVEEIRDKLKAVPVLIQLPVGSEERFTGVIDLIEARTLIWDKDTLGAQYRLEPIPADRVAESEAARERIVEILADHDEALMELYLEGKKPAPELIRQVLRRATLEMKVVPVLMGSAFRNKGVQPMLDAVVDYLPSPADVPPVTGLVGEKVEERWPRDDAPFAALAFKIMTDPYLGTLTFLRVYSGSLESGSSVLNSTKGKRERIGRILKMHANKREEITEVLAGDIAAVGLRDTTTGDTLCDPAHPIILESIEFPEPVIRIAIEPKTKADQDKLGESLNKLAKEDPSFRVSTDTETGQTLIAGMGELHLEIIVDRLLREFKVDATIGKPQVAYRETIRRTVEAEGRFVRQTGGHGQFGVVLLRVEPLGKGTGFEFVDATKGGSIPRNFIPSVETGVKESMENGVLAGYPMVDIRATLLDGQYHEVDSSEIAFKIAGSMAFREAAEKASPILLEPVMEVEVVTPQEFMGEVIGDINSRRGKILSMESRAGAQVVEARVPLATMFGYATRLRSITQGRATYTMQFAAYEAVPQQIYEELMARANEGERARA
- the rplC gene encoding 50S ribosomal protein L3, with the translated sequence MLSGLIGKKLGMTEVADASGRLRAVTVVELGPCSVTQLKTVPTDGYDGVQVSFGRRRSSRITAPLRGHFAKAEVAPGEATREFQRLGEGELKVGQAVTVAEVFKAGDRVDVAGVSKGHGYAGVIKRHHFAGFPGSHGTHEYFRHGGSIGNRSYPGRVFKGLRMAGQMGNAAVTVPNLEVLQVRPEDQAIVIAGAIPGARGGLVIVRHATKHRRSEAERAHG
- the rplD gene encoding 50S ribosomal protein L4 yields the protein MADSITESATTRLPLFSASQQASGEIELSAAVFRHQGDPALMHEAVRMQMANRRAGTAATKTRGLISGGGIKPWKQKHTGRARAGSTRSPLWRHGGTTFGPQPRDYSYRINKKSWLKALCLALSDRAQQGRVVVVEEFSLPELKTKVAAAALKRLGLESALILLAEGEEKVVLALRNLAAFKVLPVNAVNVYDLLRYPALLLTTRAARALEERLGGGQ
- the rpsG gene encoding 30S ribosomal protein S7; the protein is MPRKGSIKLREVAEDPKFHDRTVAKFINTVMERGKKSRAEQIFYGALDLVAERTKEEGLAVFKRALENVRPAVEVRSRRVGGANYQVPVEVRPVRRSSLAMRWLAQASRSRSEKSMVERLAAEIGEAAANRGGAVKKREDTHRMAEANKAFAHYRW
- the rpsL gene encoding 30S ribosomal protein S12; translated protein: MPTINQLIRGARVKKRYKTSAPALQASPQKRGVCTRVYTSTPKKPNSALRKVARVRLSNGYEVTTYIPGVGHNLQEHSVVLIRGGRVKDLPGVRYHVVRGTLDSIGVQERRQGRSKYGSKKPK
- the tuf gene encoding elongation factor Tu; the encoded protein is MGKAKFERNKPHANVGTIGHIDHGKTTLTAAITRVLAARKLAHFVAFDQIDKAPEERERGITIAIAHVEYETAKRHYAHVDCPGHADYIKNMITGAAQMDGAILVVGANDGPMPQTREHILLARQVGVPSIVVFMNKVDMVDDPELLDLVELEVRDLLKKYEFPGDDIPIIRGSALKALECGCGKDDCANCKPILELMNAVDSYVPQPEREVDRPFLMPIEDVFSISGRGTVVTGRVERGRIKVGEEVEIVGFRDTQKTVVTGVEMFRKILDEGQAGDNVGVLLRGVKREEVERGQVLAQPGSITPHTNFEASAYILTKEEGGRHTPFFTGYRPQFYFRTTDVTGVLHLPEGTEMVMPGDNIKIVGELITPVAMDEGLRFAIREGGRTVGAGVVSKIIK
- the rpsJ gene encoding 30S ribosomal protein S10, with amino-acid sequence MNDKIRIRLKAYDYRLLDQSVREIVDTIRRTGGRVAGPIPLPTRIERFTVNRSPHVDKKSREQFEIRTHKRLLDVLEPTQQTIDALGKLDLAAGVDVEIKLE